The following coding sequences lie in one Pseudarthrobacter phenanthrenivorans Sphe3 genomic window:
- a CDS encoding IS110 family RNA-guided transposase, with protein MPAFWVGIDSGKRAHHCVVIDQTGTVLLSKRVENDENAVLELIATIAEIAAGGEVCWATDLNSGGAALLIELLAAHAQQLLYIPGRIVHHAAETYRGDGKTDAKDARIIADQARMRTDLQPVRRTDQISVDLRLLTARRTDLICDRVRAINRLRATLLEYFPALERAFDYSKQAPLVLLGGYQTPEGIRRIGLARLTGWLRKRGCRNSAKMAEKALIAANSQHTVLPTQTTGSALVVRLAGQISTLDAEIAGIDAQITDLFGKHDSADVLLTMPGFGPVLAATFLANIGGNLDAFDSVDRLASVAGLAPVPRDSGRISGNLHRPRRFNRRLLRTCYLAALSSLKNSAASRTYYDRKRGEGKSHKQALIALARRRINVLWAMLRDHTIYQEPMPRITAQAA; from the coding sequence ATGCCGGCATTCTGGGTAGGAATCGACTCAGGCAAAAGAGCACATCATTGCGTCGTGATCGATCAGACGGGGACCGTGCTGCTCTCGAAACGGGTCGAGAACGACGAAAACGCAGTGCTCGAACTCATAGCCACGATCGCGGAGATCGCGGCCGGGGGCGAAGTCTGCTGGGCCACGGATCTGAATTCCGGCGGAGCGGCCCTGTTGATCGAGTTGTTGGCCGCGCACGCCCAGCAACTGCTCTATATACCTGGACGGATCGTGCATCACGCTGCGGAGACCTACCGCGGAGATGGCAAGACCGACGCGAAAGATGCCAGGATCATCGCTGACCAGGCACGGATGCGCACGGACCTCCAACCAGTCCGCCGCACGGACCAGATCAGCGTTGACCTGCGGCTCCTCACCGCCCGCCGTACGGATCTGATCTGCGACCGTGTCCGGGCGATCAACAGGCTCCGCGCCACCTTGCTGGAATATTTCCCGGCTCTCGAGCGTGCGTTCGACTACTCCAAACAGGCGCCCCTGGTCCTCCTGGGCGGCTACCAGACACCCGAGGGCATCCGGCGGATCGGACTAGCTCGGCTCACCGGTTGGCTGAGGAAACGCGGCTGCCGCAATAGTGCCAAGATGGCAGAGAAGGCACTGATAGCCGCAAACTCCCAGCACACCGTACTGCCAACTCAGACCACAGGCTCTGCCCTGGTCGTCCGGCTGGCCGGGCAAATCAGCACTCTCGATGCGGAGATCGCCGGCATCGATGCCCAGATCACGGACCTGTTCGGGAAGCACGACAGCGCCGATGTTTTGCTCACCATGCCGGGCTTCGGCCCCGTACTCGCAGCTACTTTTCTCGCGAACATCGGCGGCAACCTGGACGCGTTTGACTCAGTCGACCGGCTCGCCAGCGTCGCGGGGCTGGCTCCCGTCCCGCGCGATTCCGGACGAATCAGCGGGAACCTGCACCGACCACGTCGCTTTAACCGCAGGCTCCTGCGGACCTGTTACCTCGCCGCCCTCTCCAGCTTGAAGAACAGCGCGGCCTCAAGAACCTATTACGACCGGAAGCGCGGAGAAGGAAAGTCGCATAAACAGGCCCTCATCGCCCTCGCCAGACGTCGCATCAACGTCCTCTGGGCGATGCTCCGTGACCACACCATCTACCAGGAACCAATGCCACGCATCACCGCTCAGGCGGCTTGA
- a CDS encoding DUF1540 domain-containing protein translates to MTTHVADCSVTNCSFNDHTNCNAAAITVGGAENHAHCATFIETGIHGGLPKVLADVGACQRSECVHNDHLMCKAPEVHVGPGADNADCLTYAHA, encoded by the coding sequence ATGACAACGCACGTCGCCGACTGCAGCGTAACGAACTGTTCCTTTAACGACCACACCAACTGCAATGCCGCCGCCATCACTGTGGGCGGCGCCGAGAACCACGCACACTGCGCCACGTTCATCGAGACCGGCATCCACGGCGGGCTGCCCAAGGTGCTGGCCGACGTCGGGGCGTGCCAGCGCTCCGAATGCGTCCACAACGACCACCTCATGTGCAAGGCGCCGGAGGTCCATGTGGGGCCGGGGGCGGACAACGCCGACTGCCTCACGTACGCCCACGCCTGA
- a CDS encoding carbon starvation CstA family protein, which yields MAETPDQRRKASGGEGVVATDPALPPTAVDEAVREAEEKKWTPGKIALWAAIALLGGVAWFMLAIIRGETVNAIWFVFASVCTYLIGYRFYSKVIQRYITRPDDRRATPAEYKADGKDYVRTDRNVLFGHHFAAIAGAGPLVGPVLAAQMGYLPGTLWIIIGVVLAGAVQDYLVMFFSMRRGGRSLGQMAREELGVVGGTAALIATLLIMVIIVAILALVVVNALGESPWGVFSVGMTIPIALFMGVYLRYLRPGKVMEVSLIGFVLLMAAIIGGGIVAETPWGADIFSLDRVTIAWGIIIYGFIAAILPVWLLLAPRDYLSTFMKIGVIVMLAVAIIAVRPEITVPAFSEFASRENGPVFPGALFPFLFVTIACGALSGFHALISSGTTPKLVEKERQTRFIGYGGMLMESFVAIMALVAAISIDRGLYFAMNSPAALTGGTVETAAAWVNSLGLTGVNISPDLLAQTAENVGEESIVSRTGGAPTLALGLAHIMQQFIGGTAMMAFWYHFAIMFEALFILTAVDAGTRVARFMLQDSIGNFVPKFKEHSWRPGAWLCTAIMVGAWGAVLLMGVTDPLGGINTLFPLFGIANQLLAAIALSVCLAIVAKRGTFKYLWIVALPLAFAAVVTITASYQKIFSPTPAVGYFANNAAFSKALAEGKTEFGTAKSAAAMEAVVRNTGIQGWLSVIFVVLSIIVIATAVLATVKAFRSRRSGAVVTDNEDPAKPSRVFAPAGLIPTPAERELMAEWDKVPAELRFERAGHH from the coding sequence ATGGCCGAAACGCCTGATCAGCGGAGGAAAGCATCCGGGGGAGAGGGCGTGGTCGCCACCGATCCGGCCCTTCCCCCAACAGCTGTGGATGAGGCCGTCCGGGAGGCTGAAGAGAAGAAGTGGACGCCGGGAAAGATCGCGCTCTGGGCTGCGATCGCACTCCTCGGCGGCGTGGCATGGTTCATGCTGGCCATCATCCGCGGCGAAACAGTCAACGCCATCTGGTTCGTGTTCGCCTCAGTCTGTACCTACCTCATCGGGTACCGCTTCTACTCCAAGGTCATCCAGCGCTACATCACCAGGCCCGATGACCGGCGTGCCACGCCGGCCGAGTACAAGGCGGACGGCAAGGACTATGTCCGGACAGACCGCAACGTCCTGTTCGGCCACCACTTCGCCGCCATCGCCGGCGCCGGCCCGCTGGTAGGACCCGTGCTTGCCGCGCAGATGGGTTACCTGCCCGGCACTCTCTGGATCATCATCGGCGTCGTCCTTGCCGGCGCCGTCCAGGATTACCTGGTGATGTTCTTCTCGATGCGGCGCGGGGGACGGTCCCTGGGGCAGATGGCCCGCGAGGAACTCGGCGTTGTAGGCGGCACCGCCGCCCTGATCGCTACCCTGCTCATCATGGTGATCATCGTCGCCATCCTGGCGCTCGTCGTCGTCAACGCCCTGGGTGAGAGCCCATGGGGTGTCTTTTCCGTTGGCATGACCATCCCCATCGCCCTGTTCATGGGTGTCTACCTGCGCTACCTGCGGCCCGGCAAGGTCATGGAAGTATCGCTGATCGGGTTTGTGTTGCTGATGGCGGCCATCATCGGCGGCGGCATCGTGGCCGAAACCCCGTGGGGCGCCGACATCTTCAGCCTGGACCGCGTCACCATCGCCTGGGGCATCATCATTTACGGCTTCATCGCGGCGATCCTGCCGGTGTGGCTGCTGCTGGCGCCGCGTGACTACCTGTCCACGTTCATGAAGATCGGCGTGATCGTGATGCTCGCGGTGGCCATCATCGCGGTCCGCCCGGAGATCACCGTCCCGGCCTTCAGCGAGTTCGCCAGCAGGGAGAACGGCCCGGTGTTCCCGGGTGCCCTGTTCCCGTTCCTGTTCGTCACGATCGCCTGCGGGGCCCTGTCCGGGTTCCATGCGCTGATCTCTTCGGGCACCACGCCGAAGCTGGTGGAGAAGGAACGCCAGACGCGGTTTATCGGCTACGGCGGCATGCTGATGGAGTCGTTCGTGGCCATCATGGCGCTTGTCGCCGCCATCTCCATTGACCGCGGACTCTACTTCGCCATGAACTCTCCGGCGGCGTTGACCGGCGGAACGGTGGAGACAGCGGCCGCCTGGGTCAACAGCCTGGGCCTGACAGGGGTCAACATCAGCCCGGACCTCCTCGCCCAGACAGCGGAAAACGTGGGCGAGGAAAGCATCGTGTCACGCACTGGCGGCGCGCCCACGCTGGCGTTGGGCCTGGCCCACATCATGCAGCAGTTCATTGGCGGAACCGCGATGATGGCGTTCTGGTACCACTTCGCCATCATGTTCGAAGCGCTGTTCATCCTCACCGCAGTGGACGCCGGCACCCGTGTTGCCCGGTTCATGCTGCAGGATTCCATTGGCAACTTCGTCCCCAAGTTCAAGGAGCACTCCTGGCGGCCGGGTGCGTGGCTCTGCACCGCGATCATGGTCGGGGCTTGGGGTGCCGTGCTGCTGATGGGTGTTACCGACCCACTGGGCGGCATCAACACGCTGTTCCCGCTCTTCGGCATTGCCAACCAGTTGCTCGCTGCCATTGCCCTGTCCGTCTGCCTGGCCATTGTGGCCAAGCGCGGCACGTTCAAGTACCTCTGGATCGTGGCGCTCCCCCTGGCGTTCGCCGCCGTGGTCACCATCACTGCGAGCTACCAGAAGATCTTCTCGCCCACTCCGGCTGTGGGCTACTTCGCCAACAACGCGGCCTTCAGCAAAGCCCTGGCAGAGGGTAAGACCGAGTTCGGTACCGCGAAGTCCGCGGCGGCCATGGAGGCCGTGGTCCGCAACACCGGCATCCAGGGCTGGCTGTCCGTGATCTTCGTGGTGCTCAGCATCATTGTGATCGCGACGGCGGTGCTTGCCACGGTCAAGGCGTTCCGCAGCCGCAGGTCGGGGGCCGTCGTCACGGACAACGAAGACCCCGCCAAGCCTTCGCGCGTCTTTGCACCGGCAGGGCTGATTCCCACCCCCGCTGAGCGCGAGCTGATGGCGGAATGGGACAAGGTTCCGGCGGAACTCCGGTTCGAGCGGGCAGGGCACCACTGA
- a CDS encoding bacterial proteasome activator family protein, which produces MSDPQDTQAAEDLPVEGTPIDEQQAPVPAQGSLADGSKPKGSNLQDLVDEPAKVMRIGTMIRQLLEEVKSAPLDDAARGRLAEIHERSIKELEDGLAPELVEELDRISLPFSDEATPSDAELRIAQAQLVGWLEGLFHGIQTAIAAQHAAREHAAAQMQLRQLPPGTMIAPGVVIGENGEPQRATAGQRGGHPARSGQRDEPDHGPGQYL; this is translated from the coding sequence ATGAGCGATCCACAAGACACTCAGGCAGCTGAGGACCTCCCGGTAGAAGGTACCCCCATCGACGAGCAACAGGCGCCGGTGCCCGCGCAGGGCAGCCTGGCGGATGGCAGCAAGCCCAAGGGCAGCAACCTTCAGGACCTGGTGGATGAGCCAGCCAAGGTAATGCGGATCGGGACCATGATCAGGCAGCTTTTGGAGGAAGTGAAGTCCGCGCCTTTGGATGACGCCGCTCGCGGAAGGCTCGCCGAGATTCATGAGCGTTCCATCAAGGAGCTGGAAGACGGGCTCGCCCCTGAGCTGGTGGAGGAACTGGACAGGATCAGCCTTCCCTTCTCCGATGAGGCCACTCCGTCTGACGCGGAACTGCGGATCGCCCAGGCCCAGCTCGTGGGGTGGCTCGAGGGATTGTTCCACGGCATCCAGACAGCCATCGCAGCCCAGCACGCCGCACGCGAGCATGCCGCAGCGCAGATGCAGCTCCGCCAGTTGCCGCCGGGCACCATGATCGCCCCCGGGGTTGTGATTGGTGAAAATGGCGAGCCCCAGCGCGCAACTGCCGGCCAGCGGGGCGGCCATCCCGCACGCTCCGGGCAGCGTGACGAACCGGACCACGGTCCGGGACAGTACCTCTAA
- a CDS encoding aldo/keto reductase: MTLSPTLTFNDGNTIPQLGYGVWQVEDDVAEKVVRQAFEAGFRHIDTAKIYGNEAGVGRAIASSGLSPEQLFITTKLWNSDQGYESTLAAFEDSMARLGLETLDLYLIHWMQPKQDKYVDTWKALIELQKRGRVKSIGVSNFSAEGLQRLIDETGVVPAIHQIELHPYFSQRELREFGASKGILTQAWSPLGQGGELLEDPVVASVAAKHGATPAQVVIAWHLAIGNVVIPKSVTESRIRENYAALDVSLDAEDVEAINGLDRSAKGEGRIGPDPAVSDFA, encoded by the coding sequence ATGACTCTTTCACCTACTCTGACCTTCAATGACGGAAACACCATCCCGCAGCTCGGCTACGGGGTGTGGCAGGTTGAGGACGACGTGGCGGAGAAGGTTGTCCGCCAGGCGTTTGAAGCGGGCTTCCGGCACATCGACACCGCCAAGATCTACGGCAACGAGGCAGGCGTGGGCCGTGCGATCGCCAGCTCCGGCCTGTCTCCCGAGCAGCTGTTCATCACCACCAAGCTGTGGAATTCGGACCAGGGATATGAGTCCACGCTGGCAGCCTTCGAGGATTCGATGGCACGGCTGGGACTGGAAACCCTCGACCTTTACCTGATCCACTGGATGCAGCCCAAGCAGGACAAGTACGTTGACACCTGGAAGGCGCTCATCGAACTGCAGAAGCGCGGCCGGGTGAAGTCCATTGGGGTGTCGAACTTCAGCGCGGAAGGGCTGCAGCGGCTCATCGATGAAACGGGAGTGGTCCCGGCTATCCACCAGATCGAGCTCCACCCGTACTTCAGCCAGCGTGAGCTGCGCGAGTTTGGCGCATCGAAGGGGATCCTCACCCAGGCATGGTCACCCCTGGGGCAGGGCGGCGAGCTGCTGGAGGACCCTGTGGTGGCCTCCGTCGCGGCCAAGCACGGTGCAACGCCTGCCCAGGTTGTTATCGCCTGGCACCTTGCCATCGGCAACGTGGTCATTCCCAAGTCCGTCACGGAGTCCCGGATCCGCGAAAACTACGCGGCGCTGGATGTCTCCCTGGACGCGGAGGATGTCGAGGCCATCAACGGGCTGGACCGTTCTGCCAAGGGTGAAGGCCGCATCGGCCCTGACCCGGCGGTCTCCGATTTCGCATAG
- a CDS encoding YbdD/YjiX family protein, translated as MSTALTGLSNGFRGFARYLGGVMGADAYAKYLEHHRLAGHREPPLSEREFWRDRTDRQDSNPQGRCC; from the coding sequence ATGAGCACGGCTCTCACCGGGCTCTCCAACGGGTTCAGGGGCTTCGCCCGGTATCTCGGCGGCGTCATGGGTGCCGATGCCTATGCCAAGTACCTGGAGCACCACCGGCTGGCCGGCCACCGGGAGCCGCCGCTGAGCGAGAGGGAGTTTTGGCGGGACCGGACGGACCGCCAGGACTCCAACCCGCAGGGCCGGTGCTGCTGA
- a CDS encoding glycosyltransferase, giving the protein MIETLRQLRNHPQQNRKDIGGNLPPTFAIAGELARRGHHVTIAGVRPRAQGPAPAGVTMVPLPSLAQMDVTRPTGRFGHLPALMRMALGRGTARDVRSLLASQRADVIVVDGVMLASLREALSTGTPSAVLFHSLGKFWEQGMGNPALNVALRPFGLSPMALLSGVLRGSCPPTAP; this is encoded by the coding sequence GTGATCGAAACACTACGACAGCTCCGAAATCACCCACAACAAAATCGTAAGGACATTGGGGGCAACCTCCCGCCAACCTTCGCGATCGCCGGAGAACTAGCGCGGCGTGGCCATCACGTGACCATCGCCGGCGTGCGCCCGCGCGCCCAGGGGCCAGCCCCCGCAGGCGTGACGATGGTGCCGTTGCCCTCCCTGGCACAAATGGACGTCACCAGGCCTACAGGGAGGTTTGGTCACCTGCCTGCGCTGATGCGGATGGCACTGGGGCGAGGAACCGCCCGGGATGTCCGCTCCCTGCTTGCCAGCCAACGTGCTGACGTGATCGTTGTTGACGGCGTCATGCTCGCTTCGCTGCGGGAAGCCCTCAGCACCGGTACCCCGTCCGCCGTGCTGTTTCACTCGCTCGGGAAGTTCTGGGAGCAGGGCATGGGCAACCCGGCCCTGAACGTGGCACTGCGGCCTTTTGGCCTCAGCCCCATGGCTCTCCTGAGCGGTGTGCTGCGCGGCTCCTGCCCACCGACCGCGCCATAG
- a CDS encoding alpha/beta hydrolase, translating into MTARPLPARPRSAAPGVRALGAMVLAMVLASCSLLNGGDSSQEAATAKADPSIVASAPAGLEEFYSQEVVWEPCESQFQCAKVTVPMDYDNPDGETIQLAALRASSTGKKTGSLLVNPGGPGASGYDFVKDAAGTHFSQPVRDAFDLVGFDPRGVKRSAPVTCMTDAERDAARAKIYDLETDAGLAAALADNKAIAAQCGEQTGPVLAHIDTVSSAKDLDILRAVVNDPKLNYLGYSYGTFLGSTYASLFPDNVGRMVLDGALDPSISNEELTSGQARAFEKALRAYVASCLGQDGCPLSGDVDSGVQQIRDLIAAVQETPRTAKDGRVVNDTMFVSGLITPLYNDQSWPALTQALEAAMTGDVSLMLRLADLGADRSSNGTYTSNSTFAFNAINCLDYPMESDTAAMRAEQQSLMQDSPTFGYFFAYGGTNCVDWPHDSVRAPAPVKYDGDSPIVVIGTTGDPATPVEWAASLRKQLGNAALLTWEGEGHTAYGRSNACLEDAVDAYLVNGQVPADNTVC; encoded by the coding sequence ATGACTGCCCGCCCTCTGCCCGCACGCCCACGATCTGCGGCTCCAGGCGTCCGTGCCCTCGGCGCCATGGTCCTTGCCATGGTCCTGGCCTCCTGCAGCCTGCTCAACGGTGGTGACAGCAGCCAGGAGGCTGCCACGGCCAAAGCGGACCCCTCGATCGTTGCCAGCGCTCCGGCAGGGCTGGAAGAGTTCTACTCCCAGGAAGTCGTCTGGGAGCCGTGCGAGAGCCAGTTCCAGTGTGCCAAGGTGACCGTGCCCATGGACTATGACAATCCGGACGGCGAAACCATCCAGCTCGCCGCACTGAGGGCCTCCAGCACGGGCAAGAAGACGGGCAGCCTGCTGGTCAACCCCGGCGGCCCCGGCGCCTCAGGCTATGACTTCGTCAAGGATGCCGCAGGCACCCACTTTTCGCAGCCTGTGCGCGATGCTTTCGACCTGGTGGGCTTTGACCCGCGGGGTGTCAAACGCTCGGCACCGGTTACCTGTATGACCGACGCCGAACGCGATGCCGCCAGGGCGAAGATCTACGACCTGGAAACGGACGCCGGTTTGGCCGCAGCCTTGGCGGACAACAAAGCCATTGCTGCCCAATGCGGGGAGCAGACAGGCCCCGTGCTGGCGCACATCGACACTGTAAGTTCGGCTAAGGACCTGGACATCCTTCGGGCCGTAGTCAACGACCCCAAGCTCAACTACCTCGGCTACTCCTACGGAACATTCCTGGGCTCCACATACGCCTCGCTGTTCCCGGACAACGTGGGACGGATGGTCCTGGACGGGGCGCTGGATCCGTCCATCAGCAATGAAGAACTCACCAGCGGCCAAGCCCGTGCGTTCGAGAAGGCCCTCCGTGCCTACGTCGCCAGCTGCCTGGGCCAGGACGGCTGCCCGCTGAGCGGGGATGTGGACTCCGGGGTCCAGCAGATCCGGGACCTGATCGCCGCGGTCCAGGAAACTCCCCGCACGGCAAAGGACGGGCGGGTGGTCAACGACACCATGTTCGTCAGCGGCCTCATCACCCCGCTCTACAACGACCAAAGCTGGCCCGCACTGACCCAGGCGCTGGAAGCTGCCATGACAGGGGATGTGAGCCTGATGCTGCGGCTCGCAGACCTGGGTGCAGACCGTTCCTCCAACGGCACCTACACGTCCAACTCAACCTTCGCGTTCAATGCCATTAACTGCCTCGACTACCCCATGGAGTCGGACACCGCCGCCATGCGGGCCGAGCAGCAAAGCCTGATGCAGGACTCCCCCACGTTCGGGTACTTCTTCGCTTACGGCGGGACAAACTGCGTGGACTGGCCGCATGACAGTGTGCGGGCCCCTGCGCCTGTGAAGTACGACGGCGATTCGCCCATCGTGGTGATCGGTACCACCGGCGATCCGGCCACTCCCGTGGAATGGGCAGCATCACTCCGCAAGCAGCTGGGCAACGCCGCACTGTTGACGTGGGAAGGCGAGGGCCACACCGCCTACGGCCGTTCCAACGCGTGCCTCGAAGACGCGGTTGACGCCTACCTGGTCAACGGACAGGTGCCCGCCGACAACACCGTGTGCTGA
- a CDS encoding glycosyltransferase, with amino-acid sequence MYRRIIIALGQLTKGTSAVRAIVTTGGMPIQIGQSLPANVELQGRIPHEQIMPHVDLVIGHGGHSTTLKALAHSIPLLVLPLDPSSDQPLIGSVVERNGLGRTLSAEAAPETISKTINDILTDPAILDATARTGERLRSQDGARKGADCIERIGYRP; translated from the coding sequence GTGTACCGGAGGATCATCATCGCGTTGGGGCAACTGACAAAGGGCACGTCAGCAGTGCGGGCCATAGTGACCACCGGCGGAATGCCGATACAAATTGGGCAGTCGCTCCCGGCCAATGTGGAACTCCAGGGGCGGATTCCCCACGAGCAGATCATGCCCCACGTCGACCTTGTCATCGGCCACGGCGGACACTCCACCACCCTCAAAGCCCTCGCTCACAGCATCCCCCTCCTGGTGCTGCCGCTGGACCCTTCATCCGACCAACCACTCATAGGCAGCGTCGTCGAACGCAACGGGCTCGGCCGTACCCTCTCCGCAGAAGCGGCTCCAGAAACTATCAGCAAAACCATCAACGACATCCTTACAGACCCGGCCATCCTTGATGCCACAGCACGCACGGGCGAACGCCTCCGCAGCCAGGATGGAGCGCGGAAAGGAGCCGACTGCATCGAAAGGATCGGTTACCGTCCCTGA
- a CDS encoding PadR family transcriptional regulator, which produces MSIRHSLLALLQDQPRYGYQLRLEFENRTGTTWPLNIGQVYTTLDRLERDALVAREDDDGGGHVMYSITAAGRAEIQAWFVDPVERNNPPRNELAIKLALAVTLPGVDVQAIIQAQRSASLKALQDYTRTRRDTSSNQRSSDTAWLLVLDSLIFQTEAEVRWLDLCEARMVQQAQGK; this is translated from the coding sequence ATGTCCATCCGTCACAGCCTCCTCGCACTGCTGCAGGACCAGCCGCGCTACGGCTACCAGTTGCGGCTGGAGTTCGAGAACCGGACCGGCACCACCTGGCCGCTGAACATCGGGCAGGTGTACACCACGCTGGACCGGCTCGAGCGGGACGCGCTGGTTGCGCGTGAGGACGACGACGGCGGCGGACACGTGATGTACAGCATCACGGCTGCAGGCAGGGCAGAAATACAGGCTTGGTTTGTTGACCCGGTGGAACGGAACAACCCGCCCCGGAACGAACTTGCCATCAAGCTCGCGCTCGCGGTCACCCTGCCGGGCGTGGACGTCCAGGCCATCATCCAGGCCCAGCGGTCGGCTTCCCTTAAGGCCCTGCAGGATTACACCCGGACGCGCCGCGACACGTCCTCCAACCAGCGTTCAAGTGATACCGCCTGGCTGCTGGTCCTGGACTCCCTGATCTTCCAGACCGAAGCAGAGGTCAGGTGGCTGGACCTGTGCGAGGCAAGGATGGTCCAGCAGGCGCAGGGGAAATAG
- a CDS encoding NAD(P)H-quinone oxidoreductase: MKAVFISEPGGPEVLEVRETEAPVPGNGEVLIDVVAAGLNRADVQQRRGFYPPPPGASEIPGLEVSGRIAGFGPGVKKAFSLGDKVVALLAGGGYAQQVAVPAEQVLRVPEGVDLVTAAALPEVAATVYSNLVMTAQLQAGETVLIHGATGGIGTMAIQLAKALGARVAATAGSDEKVGTAKAFLGADIAINYAEEDFPESLRRQNGGKGADVILDVVGAKYLAQNVDALADYGRLVVIGLQGGTKGELDLGQLLKKRAAVVATALRPRPVAEKGAIMNAVREAVWPLVSDGSIRPLVAKTFPLDQVRAAHRYFDTGEHVGKILLLM, translated from the coding sequence ATGAAAGCCGTCTTCATTTCAGAGCCCGGCGGGCCGGAAGTGTTGGAGGTCCGCGAGACGGAGGCTCCAGTACCGGGAAACGGTGAGGTGCTCATTGATGTTGTGGCTGCCGGCCTGAACCGGGCGGACGTGCAGCAGCGCCGGGGGTTCTACCCGCCGCCTCCCGGAGCCTCGGAAATTCCCGGACTAGAAGTGTCCGGCCGGATTGCGGGATTCGGCCCCGGCGTCAAGAAGGCGTTCTCCCTGGGGGACAAGGTGGTGGCGCTGCTGGCCGGTGGCGGGTACGCCCAGCAGGTTGCCGTACCGGCCGAGCAGGTCCTGCGCGTACCCGAGGGAGTTGACCTGGTGACCGCGGCGGCCCTTCCCGAGGTCGCGGCCACTGTCTACTCCAACCTGGTGATGACGGCCCAGCTGCAGGCGGGCGAAACCGTCCTGATCCACGGGGCTACGGGCGGGATCGGCACCATGGCCATCCAGCTCGCCAAGGCGCTCGGCGCCCGGGTTGCCGCCACCGCCGGCTCCGACGAGAAGGTGGGCACGGCCAAGGCCTTCCTGGGCGCCGACATCGCGATCAACTACGCCGAGGAAGATTTTCCTGAGAGTCTCCGCCGCCAAAACGGAGGAAAAGGCGCTGACGTCATCCTCGACGTCGTCGGTGCCAAGTACCTGGCCCAAAACGTGGACGCGCTCGCTGACTACGGACGCCTCGTGGTGATCGGCCTGCAGGGCGGAACGAAGGGTGAGCTCGATCTGGGACAGCTGCTGAAAAAGCGCGCCGCCGTGGTGGCCACTGCCTTGCGCCCGCGGCCGGTGGCGGAGAAAGGCGCCATCATGAATGCCGTCCGCGAAGCTGTCTGGCCGCTCGTCAGCGACGGCAGCATCCGGCCGCTGGTAGCCAAGACCTTCCCGCTGGACCAGGTGCGGGCGGCCCACCGCTATTTTGATACCGGTGAGCACGTCGGAAAGATCCTGTTGCTCATGTAG